In one Rutidosis leptorrhynchoides isolate AG116_Rl617_1_P2 chromosome 8, CSIRO_AGI_Rlap_v1, whole genome shotgun sequence genomic region, the following are encoded:
- the LOC139864493 gene encoding NDR1/HIN1-like protein 26, with protein sequence MSTPQQQIPILYTPDDRLNRPHVNQGRELRRHHTAQYYVHRVKESLSTRVSKLICAVFLSLLFIVGLISFILWLSLRPHRPRFHIHQFSFPSLAQENGFASAQATYNVTARNSNLNIGISYDTMHVTLYYHNQNIGEKPSLPAFYQSPKTSTIIQDTFVRPTLVIDEALWAQIVADRMRGKVLFRLEVASAIKFKVMRWQSKWHKMHANCEIGVGPDGLLIASYTIPKCPVYFG encoded by the coding sequence atgagcaCCCCACAACAGCAAATCCCAATTCTTTACACTCCTGATGACCGCCTTAACCGGCCCCACGTGAACCAGGGCCGTGAGTTAAGGCGGCACCATACTGCACAATACTACGTGCATCGTGTTAAGGAAAGTCTAAGTACCCGTGTCTCGAAACTAATATGTGCCGTTTTTCTTAGCCTACTTTTCATTGTTGGCCTAATATCATTCATTTTATGGCTTAGTTTACGTCCACATCGTCCAAGATTTCATATCCATCAATTCTCATTCCCAAGTTTAGCACAAGAAAACGGCTTCGCGTCAGCTCAAGCGACTTATAATGTGACTGCCCGAAATTCCAATTTAAATATTGGTATTTCTTATGATACAATGCACGTAACGCTTTATTATCATAATCAAAATATTGGGGAAAAGCCATCACTACCTGCATTTTATCAATCACCCAAGACCTCGACTATTATCCAAGACACATTTGTGAGGCCTacgttggtgattgatgaagcgcTCTGGGCTCAAATTGTAGCAGACCGGATGCGTGGGAAGGTTCTGTTTCGTCTAGAAGTTGCATCAGCAATTAAGTTTAAGGTTATGAGATGGCAAAGCAAATGGCATAAAATGCATGCAAACTGTGAAATTGGGGTTGGACCAGATGGGTTGCTAATTGCAAGTTATACAATTCCCAAATGTCCAGTTTATTTTGGTTAG